The sequence ATGTGGAACAAGTGATGAATTTAGTAGGGCTTTTGTGGTAAGCTTTCTTGAGATAGGAGGAGGTggatctggaagaaaaaaatgtaacaaacaCAACTTAATGATCTGAATATTCCTCTTTTAGCTACAAGTCCTTATATTtaagctggggaagaaagagcTGCGTTGTTCCAGGTGTTATACCATGcctttttaaagtttcagctgctggaaagcagtAACATTGGCACTTTGGTTTGTGGGCTCCCTCGCAGGGATCTCTGCAGGTTGCATAAAAAAGCCAGCCTGTGGGTAAAATtgcaaaaacccccaaaaccatcAAATGGGAATCAGCACCCTTACTGGGAAGACTGGAGGGGTGTTCTAGTGGAAAGGTTTTGAACCAGTTCATTGACCTCTCCCCTTAACTTCAGGCGACTCCAGAAGTATCCTTCTGTCTCGCCCTAAAGCTGCTGTGTGTTTCACAATCGGaaattccaaattaattttggaagCCCACCCTGGTGTGGTCTCGGGGCTTCCTCCGGGCATCCTGGGCAGGTACCGCAGGAGGGCTGGTATATCGCGTTCCTAAGGCTGAATCCATGTCAGCGCAGGTACGTTttgctggagagcagctggcaATATTACAGCAAATACAAGGCTAACTGGAGTTTAATCTGCTAAAATATCATGCTTGAGACATAAAATCACtagtttattttgctgtgaatCCCACAGTGTCTGTGTGGGATTGTTCCGTTTAGctggtttgtgttttaataGGAATTCGATACTTCCTGTATGTTGTAACTGAGACACTCCCATTGCAGTGGTTCTTGCTTTATCTCCCCTTGCCTGGTGTGATGCTGGAAACTAGGACAATAGCATTATAGCTGTTAAAGGAAACTCTTTTTATCTgaaattcttcaaaatactgCTAACTGGTCACACCCAAAATCTGGCACAAAACAAAGTGTTTCTTAGGAAAAGCCGCCAGACTTGAAGAGAAATTGGAAGGAGTAAAGTTTTTAAACAGTCTGTGGAATGTGTCACATGGGGTCCTCCTCTTTGTTTAGATGCATTCTTCTGACCCCAGCACCGGTCTCCCCAGCTCTTTCTCAAAGCTTAACAATTACGACATGCTGCTAGTTGGGCCGCAGGAGAACAGACTGGATGGAGTTCTCTGGTGGTGGGTGGCAGATGATTATTTTCAGCTTAGAGATTGTTCATGAACTGTAGCAAATCAGCATGTTTTGAAAGcgttatttttatgttaatgaGGAGATAGAAGGATGTGAGTTTTCCAGGTGCATCTGtttccaattttcttttctgcagtcttttctgatattttttttttcaccccctCACTCCCCACTGCTGTTAACCAGTTGATGGGGATGCATGTTTTTCATTCAGCTGCTAGTAAGACTGTTGAGCATCAGGCACTCTTCAGTGTCAGGCTACTGTTTCATCTGTCAAAGCTTGGTCAGAAAATGTAGTCTGCTTTAGTTTTGAGTGTTTGCGTGCTGTCCCTGAGATTTCTTGTAAAACAAAAGATTAGTTTCCTAGAAGTCAAATGTGTGTACATGCAGTTCCTGGGTTAGGTATTCCTGTCTCAGTAAATGGACCACGGGACATCTTTGTAAtgctgcaattaaaaaatagcTTGAAAAGTCTATAGCTGGAACTCACTTCATAGGCTCTGCGCAGCCGTGACTGAGTGGCAGCAGGGTCGCTTTCCTGTGAGTCATCTCACTTTGGCTGTACACTTGGCTGCTTGGTTAAAACAGGAggttttttgaaagctgttttaGCAGTCACTTGTATTTTGCAATGctgcttgaaatattttctcatccCTCCCTTCCATGTGAAAACGAGCAATTCTGCTTTGGTTTCGCCATCTGTAAACAGAAAGTTGCAGCAGATTTTTACAGCCTACAGAGGGAATCACAGCAGCCATAATAACAAAGAAGTTTGAGGATCATAATTCTGCTCTCAGCCTGCCCTTTACTGCCTTACATCTTGGTGTACTCTAGTAAACTCTGTCAAAGGCTGCATTTGTGGAATATGGATGTCCTTGGTTATTACAGTGTCTTGTGCTCCCTCTTCTCTTGAAAATGGGAGATCTTGCTTTACATACCTCTGCATTGACAAATGGGCTGTTTTCCGCTCTGGGTGGATAGGTATGCTGTATTCATTAGCTTGGGTCAGGTCTTTCGTTCTTTGATTTCTCTGTCTCTAGTGCTCCTGCCTCCAGCTTTCTAGTTTGTTATTACACTCTGTAAAATTACAATTGCGAGCACATGTTGTGTTTCATGTAGACAGGAGGGTAATGAGAGAGATAGAAAGCCTGTAGTGAACTGCTGGAGAGTGTCTCAGTTTTCCACGGAACAGCATGAAAGGGCTGTGTTCACTTTCCAAATTAAACCAAATGTTCAGACTTTAGTAGTAATTCCATTCATGCAGAACATACAGGGTCTGCTTTAACCTACTTTCCTTATTTGTCCAAAATATGACTCCTTCCCCACAAGCGTTTCCTTGCTGCAttcctgagctgcagcctgtaAGAGTGGCCATCTGTTCATTTATGGAAACTCAAACCTCAGCATCGCTAGCATTTCTCAGGGTCCAGCCTGATTTCAGGCAACAGACTGGCAGCAAGAGGTGAAGCGTGGATCCTTTCATCGCCAGCTAACTGGaaagcattttggttttagctctgttttcttttcttcacaccGTTGTCAGTACATAGTCGTTGCTGGTGAgctccagggcagggggctgtaCATTACTTTCTGCTTACGCATGCTGTTGCTTCGTGCCTTTCAGCAGTTTAAGACATTATGCGAGTAACCACTTTGTTCTACCACATTAATGCACTTTGGGAATATACTGACTGAAATGGTGTTTGCCATGACACTGCCAAGTCTGTGCTGCCTTTCTCTTGCTGACCTTTTTGCACATCTGCTGGATCACATTGGTCCCCACATTGTGTTCAAGTACAGCAACCTTGAGATGTTCAAGTCTGGTTGGCTTTAGTAAACCAGCTGTAAGAAACAGCTACAGGTGTATGTAACAGGGCCCTAAGACAGAAGGCAAGAAAATAACTTATCAGGACACAGAGTAGAGGGAGAACCGAGCTGGCTGGCTTGAGAATGACAAGTATTCATTCCTCTGTTGCAGTTAATCATTTGTCAGTAACTGGGGAGCTGTGAGAAACAAGTGAGCTTCCTACCTTACTCCCTTATGCTCTATGCTTGAAACATAGGAGGTGATAAATTCcctgtgctttctgctgctctgctcaccAGCTCAAGCAAGGAACTGGAGTTCGTCTCTCATAGCAGGAACCTGCTTGGTACCACAGTCCCAGGCTGGTGTCAAGGCCTTTTGCCACATTTGCCTCTGCTTCTTCTGTACTCTGGTCTTCCCTGTCCCTAGGTTGGATCCTGATTGACCGCTGTGGAAAACATTTTGGGACAATACTGAACTACCTGCGTGATGGGGCTGTGCCGCTCCCCGAGAGCCGCAGGGAGATAGAAGAGTTGTTGGCTGAAGCAAAGTACTACCTTGTCCAGGGGCTGGTGGACGAGTGCCAGGCAGCCTTGCAGGTAGGTCACAGTGCTAAGGAGCAGTCAGGTTAATTACTCTGGCTGCAATGACAGGTCAAGAAGAGGCACGACTGTTGTGGGTGGGAAGCAGCATCTGGGCAGAGCAAGATTTTCTGATGGTCTGCACTTGGTGCCTTTTTGAGGCTGGGATGGAATTGAAATACTTGCTGTCATTGATCTCCTGGAGTCTGGTCACAGCCAGGAAAACATGCTGAGTCGTTCTCAACATTTAGTGCTACCTTGTTACAGTGAGGGATAAACAGTTGCTTGGTTTCCCTCTGCTGACTCCTGGGAGTGTGCGAGGAGCTGCAACCTGGCTGCTGTGCACTTTCTTCGCTTTCATCAGGGTCTTACGTGGTGAAATAGTATGTCATCAGTGTGAGCTCTGAGACAGAAGTTAGTTCTTCCCACATCAACCAAAATGGGGTAGGTCCTTTTGCCAGACCAGAGCAGCTTCTTGTATCCACAGGTTGCTGGGAGTCcagttttgttcttcattttcctctgagGTGCTCATCTTAGGTTTGAAGCCACTGTTACTGGTGTCCTGTCTGGAGTGAAGCCACATTCCAGATCCTGCCATTTAGATAGGTACCTAGCATTCGGTCACTGTGTTTGCAGAGTGGTAGAGAGCAGAAATGAACATCTCAGGTGGTCCCAGAGGAATGCTGCCTGGTACCTGGAGTGCCAGCCTGGTTCAGAGCATGGAGCAGGAATGGCCACTCGGTGCACACTGAACTCTTCAGCATAGATGACGCAGGATCTTCCCAGTTGCTGTGAGTGTGCCCTAAGGTCTACTTACATTCAGCTGCTGTTTGATTCTTGTTTCAGCAGAACAAAGATGCATATGAACCGTTCTGCAAGGTACCAGTCATCACATCttccaaagaagagcaaaaacTTATAGCCACTTCTAACAAGGTAAGAGAGGCCGGGCTGTGACGTGGCTTGGGCGGGTGCTGGCCTGCTGCCCAGGGCTTGCATGGGACCTTGACCAAGTATTAATGGTCTTTAGCTTTCAGCGATGGGCTTAGCCTGAAATACATGCCCTGCAACTGGTGAGCTACAAAGCAGTGTAAATCTACAGCAGACTAAACATTTCTTCCGAATTAAAAGCCACTTGTTGCTCAGGCTGGGCCTGGCCGTGTATTTCTCCATGTAAGGTTTTCAAATAGAGGATgtaggcagcagcaggctgatAGAGCAGATCCTCAGGGCTGTTAGATCTTCCATGTATTTTGTTCACTCTGATTATTAATGACAGATGCTTTCTTTAGCTGATCAGTGAGTCCTGCTTCTGGAAGCTTGCTTGCTGTGACAGGTAGAGGGGAGAATGCTGGTAATAATGGTTAGTCCTGGCAAAAAGGCAGGGGGTGGGTGAGAATAGATGATGATCTAGTCACAGGCAGGGTCGGCAAAAAGGCAGGGGGTGGGTGAGAGTGGATGATGATCTAGTCACAGGCAGGGTCAGAGGAGATTGCAGCCCCATTGCTAACCCATGCACGACAGTTTTGTAGAAACAACAAAATCCTGCTAGGCTTGGGCCTCGTGGTGTCGTGTCATGTTGCAGTTTCTCTGCTGTGGTGTCTTGGACTGAGCTGAGATTCCAGCCCTTACTATACTTCCTGTAACTGATACGCGGTTTGTTTTTTACAGCCAGCAGTGAAGCTGCTATATAACAGAAGCAACAACAAATATTCCTACACTAGGTAAGTGACTTCAGCTGGAGTTCTTTGAAGCTTTTTCATAGACTAAAATCCATGGtaagaatttgctttttctttgctcagAATCAGTGACAGATTGGTGTTGGCATGTACtcagtttttttcccaattaatTTCAGACTTTAGTCAGAAAGCCTACTGTCATCAATGGAGGGCTAAGCATGTGCTATTTCTGTGCCAGAGGAGTTCCTGTAATACTGAagtgcagctggcagaggctcCTGGCCAACTGCTAGCTTTCATTCCCTATGGGCTAGAGCACATCAGTTGAAGATAGGAAGCCTTCCTTGGTGCAGTGTTCTCAATAAGTGGTCTGGGACCTTGTCCTCCCTTCCTTATGTCTATGTATATGTTTCATGACATAATGCTGTTTCCAtccagctggtgctgagcttGACCTTAGGAATGGTTTTATTTGGGTGATAGAATTTTGTACACAAATGCAATGGCCTTGGACAGTATTATTCACAATACTGTTGACATATTActgcttcttcagcagcagGTTTTCCTCCTTGTACTAGTCAAATGAATTATCCACTGCAGACCTGGATAACAACTGTAAACACTGCTTTGGTAGAGACACAGTAAGTCAAAGGAAGCTGCACGTATGGGTCTGTAAATACTCAGTGCCTGAACCCCCcttctgctgtgtgtgctgtCTTAATTACCCTAATGTGACTGCTGCCTCCATCTCTCACAGCAACTCTGACGACAACATGCTGAAGAACATTGAGCTATTTGATAAGCTTTCCTTGAGGTTTAATGGGAGAGTGCTCTTTATAAAAGATGTGATTGGAGATGAGATCTGCTGCTGGTCTTTTTACGGGCAGGGGCGGAAGATTGCCGAAGTCTGTTGCACTTCCATTGTTTACGctactgagaaaaaacagacaaaggTAGGAGTAAACCCCTGAATGCTTCCAGCAACAggcccagctgctggcagaccGGCATCCTGACATCTGTTCCGTTTTGAACACTTCTTTCATTGTTTAGCATCTCTGTGGAATAATCAATGCCATTCAAAGTGGGGCTCATCCTGTGGGTTCGTTAGGGCGGGGGCTGCTTGCCTGTGGCACTTAACATAGGGCAATTGTGGTATTTCATAATGCAAATTCAGTCCAGTTCTTTATCTTTAGACAAACTTGTGCCTTTAACAGCGTTTGGTTTACATCCCCATGTAAAGACAGATCTTGGTGAGCAGTGGGGTGCCTTCCCTGTGCCACCTTTCCTTCTTCAGGAGAAATCAGCCTGCCCTGTGGGCAGgccagctcagaaaaaaaaagccaccctgGTTGCTGGGTCTCAAAAGCGGAAAGCAAATAATAGAACAGAAACGATTGTGCTATAAAGGATTTTTATGGCTAgagtgcaattaaaaaaattaaaaaattggaaaggtatcaagaattaaaaatgaagtaacCTGGTGCCTGCAGTGACTGGCAGTAGGCAAGAGTGACCTTCTCTTTCTTGGGTGGGCAGGTGGAGTTCCCAGAAGCCCGCATTTACGAGGAGACACTGAACATTCTGCTGTACGAGTCCCAGGATGGGAGAGGACCTGACAACGCACTCTTGGAAGCCACAGGAGGGGCAGCTGGCCGCTCCCATCACTTAGATGAAGATGAGGAGCGAGAGCGCATCGAACGTGTGCGGAGAATTCATATTAAACGTCCAGATGACAGGGCCCATCTGCATCAGTGAGCCGAGCGACAGCCGCAGAGTCACAGCTCTGCTTGGAAGGTGCTGCCCTTCGTCTGACCCATTACCTGCAGCAGAGGACCAGGCGGTTTAACTTCTGTTCAGCAAAGTCTGTAAATTATGTTTTGTAACAAACTAGATTATTTGGGGTATTTAAATGCAGTAGTTCTAGGACAAGAATAAATAAGGTTACCGGGCATATGATAGATAATGTAAGGACCTATTGAGCATCTGGAGAAATGCCCTGAATTTTTAGCACTCTTGTTTTTGGTATTTTGTGGCTAGGGAGGAAGAGGGCTGGCTTCCTTTGGCTTTAGTAATTATCCtgcactttaaaaacaaaacaaaaaacaaacaaacaaaaaggtcAGTCAGCCATATACCTTCCCTCTGGGCACTCCTTGACCCTGACTCCTCCTAGGCTTTCAGGCGTGGGAGAAATGCGTTGATCTAACCACACCAGCGCTatgcagagctgcctttctcCCAGGCCTGTAGGTGGTAGAGTTGGTAGCTCAGGGTTGCCTTGGTGTGACTCCTGGAAGGACAAACGACATATGCTGACTGGATTCCTGTAGtgctgggaggca comes from Falco naumanni isolate bFalNau1 chromosome 1, bFalNau1.pat, whole genome shotgun sequence and encodes:
- the KCTD10 gene encoding BTB/POZ domain-containing adapter for CUL3-mediated RhoA degradation protein 3 isoform X2, with amino-acid sequence MEEMSGESVVSSAVPAAATRTTSFKGTSPSSKYVKLNIGGALYYTTMQTLTKQDTMLKAMFSGRMEVLTDSEGWILIDRCGKHFGTILNYLRDGAVPLPESRREIEELLAEAKYYLVQGLVDECQAALQNKDAYEPFCKVPVITSSKEEQKLIATSNKPAVKLLYNRSNNKYSYTSNSDDNMLKNIELFDKLSLRFNGRVLFIKDVIGDEICCWSFYGQGRKIAEVCCTSIVYATEKKQTKVEFPEARIYEETLNILLYESQDGRGPDNALLEATGGAAGRSHHLDEDEERERIERVRRIHIKRPDDRAHLHQ
- the KCTD10 gene encoding BTB/POZ domain-containing adapter for CUL3-mediated RhoA degradation protein 3 isoform X1 codes for the protein MEEMSGESVVSSAVPAAATRTTSFKGTSPSSKYVKLNIGGALYYTTMQTLTKQDTMLKAMFSGRMEVLTDSEGWILIDRCGKHFGTILNYLRDGAVPLPESRREIEELLAEAKYYLVQGLVDECQAALQQNKDAYEPFCKVPVITSSKEEQKLIATSNKPAVKLLYNRSNNKYSYTSNSDDNMLKNIELFDKLSLRFNGRVLFIKDVIGDEICCWSFYGQGRKIAEVCCTSIVYATEKKQTKVEFPEARIYEETLNILLYESQDGRGPDNALLEATGGAAGRSHHLDEDEERERIERVRRIHIKRPDDRAHLHQ
- the KCTD10 gene encoding BTB/POZ domain-containing adapter for CUL3-mediated RhoA degradation protein 3 isoform X3, which gives rise to MSGESVVSSAVPAAATRTTSFKGTSPSSKYVKLNIGGALYYTTMQTLTKQDTMLKAMFSGRMEVLTDSEGWILIDRCGKHFGTILNYLRDGAVPLPESRREIEELLAEAKYYLVQGLVDECQAALQQNKDAYEPFCKVPVITSSKEEQKLIATSNKPAVKLLYNRSNNKYSYTSNSDDNMLKNIELFDKLSLRFNGRVLFIKDVIGDEICCWSFYGQGRKIAEVCCTSIVYATEKKQTKVEFPEARIYEETLNILLYESQDGRGPDNALLEATGGAAGRSHHLDEDEERERIERVRRIHIKRPDDRAHLHQ